In the genome of Triticum urartu cultivar G1812 chromosome 5, Tu2.1, whole genome shotgun sequence, one region contains:
- the LOC125508729 gene encoding 2-hydroxy-6-oxo-6-phenylhexa-2,4-dienoate hydrolase, with the protein MLTLLSLRPPPPAVASILPSAAAAQSRPPLLRARRTAGPPPPSAAAAEFPAGSVPGSGTQMPPRRRRLVAGIDQDELLDPDALADPDSSFYEFNGVRVHHKVCAHGEDEDSGGQSSGSAVARSQVGLPIVLLHGFGASVFSWSRVMRPLARIAGAKVLAFDRPAFGLTSRTRRSGDDTKPLNPYSMAFSAMATLAFIDQLGAGKAVLVGHSAGCLVAVEAYFEAPERVAALVLVAPAIFGPRKGEKENSVGEQEGADKKDSDDNKAAPNPFARIWRGFLGMCMWLAGLVLKLVMAVQDTVRALSSKLLVAFLRSSLAASLVRLIMDKFGVTGVRNAWYDPSKVTDHVIQGYTKPLRSKGWETALLEYTISMITDSSPKSRVPVSKRLSEISCPVLVVTGDTDRLVPASNAERLARAIPGAAFEVIKNCGHLPQEERAEEFLSVVERFLQRAFGTPDEHVFQAAV; encoded by the exons ATGCTGACGCTCCTCTCCCTCCGAcccccgccgcccgccgtcgcAAGCATTctcccctccgccgccgccgcgcagAGCCGTCCTCCACTGCTCCGCGCTCGCCGCACGGCCGGTCCTCCCCCGCCttcagccgccgccgccgagttCCCTGCCG GATCGGTTCCGGGCAGCGGTACGCAgatgccgccgcgccgccgccggctcGTGGCCGGCATCGACCAGGACGAGCTCCTCGACCCGGACGCGCTCGCGGATCCTGACAGCAGCTTCTACGAGTTCAACGGCGTCAGGGTCCACCACAAGGTATGCGCCCATGGCGAGGACGAGGATTCGGGCGGCCAGTCCTCGGGCTCCGCCGTCGCCAGGAGTCAGGTCGGGCTGCCCATAGTGCTGCTTCACGGCTTCGGCGCGTCGGTGTTCTCCTGGAGCCGCGTCATGCGGCCACTCGCCCGCATCGCCGGCGCCAAGGTCCTCGCCTTCGACCGGCCGGCGTTTGGCCTGACTTCCCGGACCAGACGGTCCGGCGATGACACCAAGCCTCTCAACCCTTACTCCATGGCCTTCTCGGCCATGGCCACACTGGCATTCATAGACCAACTCGGCGCCGGGAAGGCCGTCCTTGTTGG GCACTCTGCCGGCTGCCTCGTTGCAGTGGAGGCGTACTTCGAGGCGCCGGAGCGGGTGGCGGCGCTAGTGCTGGTTGCACCGGCGATTTTCGGGCCGAGGAAGGGTGAGAAAGAGAACAGCGTAGGGGAGCAGGAAGGGGCAGACAAGAAGGATTCTGATGATAACAAGGCAGCACCAAATCCATTTGCTAGGATATGGAGAGGGTTTCTTGGCATGTGTATGTGGCTTGCAGGGCTTGTTCTGAAGTTGGTCATGGCAGTGCAGGATACGGTCAGAGCTTTGTCTTCTAAGCTTCTTGTGGCTTTTCTACGCTCTTCATTGGCGGCGAGTCTG GTGAGATTGATCATGGATAAATTCGGCGTAACGGGCGTTCGTAATGCATGGTATGACCCAAGCAAAGTAACTGATCATGTTATTCAAGGCTACACCAAG CCACTAAGATCCAAGGGATGGGAGACGGCTCTCTTGGAGTACACTATATCCATGATTACAGATTCTTCACCAAAGTCAAGAGTGCCAGTCTCGAAGAGGCTCTCTGAGATCTCATGCCCAG TGCTAGTGGTGACTGGCGACACAGACCGCCTTGTTCCAGCTTCGAATGCTGAACGCCTAGCACGTGCGATTCCTGGCGCGGCCTTTGAGGTGATCAAGAATTGTGGGCACTTGCCCCAGGAGGAACGAGCTGAAGAATTCCTTTCAGTCGTCGAACGGTTCCTACAGAGAGCATTTGGAACTCCAGATGAGCATGTGTTCCAAGCAGCTGTATGA
- the LOC125508731 gene encoding acetyltransferase NSI isoform X1, producing the protein MAAGVNRLPPRLTTLAVFSSPTPSPFGPNKRVARPRLRPPPISISMDPALVDPAHLQALMLACAHSCAIRLSPPEAAARPEPVDIRKLRTAVAHSFLVVSVFCGTRFLEEDDGGDDRRFMGLELDLGLGRRGEQRLVGFGRAVSDMGLTASVHDVVVHPSVQRRGIGRKILEKITRVLHTRGIYDISALCTGKERPFFQACGFGDDAMGATTMMYTRNLYK; encoded by the exons ATGGCCGCCGGCGTGAACAGGCTTCCGCCGCGTCTCACCACGCTTGCGGTCTTCTCCTCGCCGACACCGAGCCCCTTCGGCCCCAACAAGCGCGTCGCCAGGCCCAGGCTCAGGCCCCCGCCGATCTCCATCTCCATGGACCCGGCCCTCGTCGACCCGGCCCACCTCCAGGCGCTCATGCTCGCCTGCGCGCACTCCTGCGCCATCCGCCTCTCCCCGCCGGAAGCCGCCGCGCGGCCGGAGCCCGTCGACATCCGCAAGCTCCGCACCGCCGTGGCGCACAGCTTCCTGGTCGTGTCCGTCTTCTGCGGGACCAGGTTCCTGGAGGAGGACGACGGAGGAGACGACCGGCGCTTCATGGGCCTGGAGCTCGAcctcgggctcgggcggcgggggGAGCAGCGGCTCGTCGGGTTCGGACGGGCCGTCTCCGACATGGGGCTCACCGCCTCCGTCCATGACGTCGTG GTTCATCCATCAGTGCAGAGGAGAGGAATTGGGCGCAAAATACTTGAAAAAATTACAAG GGTACTCCATACCAGAGGTATTTATGACATTTCTGCATTATGCACAGGAAAGGAGAG GCCATTTTTTCAAGCATGTGGATTCGGTGATGATGCAATGGGTGCCACAACGATGATGTACACTAGAAACTTGTACAAATAG
- the LOC125508731 gene encoding uncharacterized protein LOC125508731 isoform X2, with amino-acid sequence MAAGVNRLPPRLTTLAVFSSPTPSPFGPNKRVARPRLRPPPISISMDPALVDPAHLQALMLACAHSCAIRLSPPEAAARPEPVDIRKLRTAVAHSFLVVSVFCGTRFLEEDDGGDDRRFMGLELDLGLGRRGEQRLVGFGRAVSDMGLTASVHDVVHPSVQRRGIGRKILEKITRVLHTRGIYDISALCTGKERPFFQACGFGDDAMGATTMMYTRNLYK; translated from the exons ATGGCCGCCGGCGTGAACAGGCTTCCGCCGCGTCTCACCACGCTTGCGGTCTTCTCCTCGCCGACACCGAGCCCCTTCGGCCCCAACAAGCGCGTCGCCAGGCCCAGGCTCAGGCCCCCGCCGATCTCCATCTCCATGGACCCGGCCCTCGTCGACCCGGCCCACCTCCAGGCGCTCATGCTCGCCTGCGCGCACTCCTGCGCCATCCGCCTCTCCCCGCCGGAAGCCGCCGCGCGGCCGGAGCCCGTCGACATCCGCAAGCTCCGCACCGCCGTGGCGCACAGCTTCCTGGTCGTGTCCGTCTTCTGCGGGACCAGGTTCCTGGAGGAGGACGACGGAGGAGACGACCGGCGCTTCATGGGCCTGGAGCTCGAcctcgggctcgggcggcgggggGAGCAGCGGCTCGTCGGGTTCGGACGGGCCGTCTCCGACATGGGGCTCACCGCCTCCGTCCATGACGTC GTTCATCCATCAGTGCAGAGGAGAGGAATTGGGCGCAAAATACTTGAAAAAATTACAAG GGTACTCCATACCAGAGGTATTTATGACATTTCTGCATTATGCACAGGAAAGGAGAG GCCATTTTTTCAAGCATGTGGATTCGGTGATGATGCAATGGGTGCCACAACGATGATGTACACTAGAAACTTGTACAAATAG
- the LOC125508728 gene encoding uncharacterized protein LOC125508728 isoform X2, whose amino-acid sequence MPMSGSQTQSSDYELLASQPDAQCLVCTRPFTLDTEVTNSFEALAICRECKATVLNDSQRDVTTSTSQQRRQRRRRSRTASLESNEDAFSQQFSQLINLARQGHEADIDSPTVVRQLASYNSTPNQSQRWHASDDESDGLSYADSVFDELESNISFGDYGGESDASLGQHSMMGREITIQLDSESYMNTDTDIDPMNAGMDLWDSDDQEDEDVQLEESDFDEAVDAMQQHQQQSRGIGPSELTGWESEDGVWTWRSQRANMTNLMADMEGPDVRTPFVGNPGDYADARQFEMILEQFAEDDSSRRGAPPAATSFIGNLPSLVISTSHEADGAVICPVCKDPMPLRTRAKQLPCMHLYHSSCILPWLSSRNTCPVCRYELPTDDPESERSERAATNERDVLGVEEHTHLQEIGEEGSDEPEAEETQDMFNDAVEVTNTSEHGVHVAEQSNRACAHRRWLFIAVAPAVSFVGLALVLCFANPTSSGRRRLCRGSQSASAALVDTKRSWWSMF is encoded by the coding sequence ATGCCCATGTCTGGCAGTCAGACACAATCTAGCGACTATGAGCTTCTTGCCAGCCAACCCGATGCTCAATGCCTAGTTTGCACGAGACCTTTTACTTTGGATACTGAGGTGACCAATAGCTTTGAAGCTTTAGCTATATGCAGGGAATGCAAGGCTACTGTGCTTAATGATAGTCAAAGAGATGTAACAACCAGCACTAGTCAGCAAAGACGACAAAGAAGGCGGAGATCTAGGACTGCAAGTCTTGAATCTAATGAGGATGCATTCTCACAGCAGTTTTCCCAACTGATCAACTTAGCTAGACAGGGCCATGAAGCAGATATTGATTCTCCGACCGTTGTGCGACAGCTGGCATCTTATAATTCTACACCGAACCAGTCCCAAAGGTGGCATGCTTCAGATGATGAGAGTGACGGTCTCAGTTATGCTGATTCTGTGTttgacgagcttgaatcaaacaTCAGTTTTGGGGACTATGGCGGGGAGTCAGATGCTTCTCTAGGTCAACATAGCATGATGGGAAGGGAGATTACCATTCAACTTGACAGCGAGAGTTACATGAATACCGATACAGATATTGATCCCATGAATGCTGGAATGGACCTATGGGATTCAGATGACCAAGAGGATGAAGATGTGCAGTTGGAAGAATCTGATTTTGATGAAGCAGTTGATGCCATGCAGCAGCACCAGCAGCAATCACGTGGGATTGGCCCCAGTGAATTGACTGGGTGGGAGTCTGAAGATGGGGTATGGACTTGGAGAAGTCAAAGAGCAAATATGACCAACTTGATGGCAGACATGGAAGGGCCAGATGTCAGGACACCTTTTGTTGGGAATCCTGGTGATTATGCTGATGCAAGACAGTTTGAGATGATTCTTGAACAATTTGCTGAGGACGACAGTTCCAGAAGAGGAGCTCCACCTGCAGCGACCTCTTTCATTGGAAATCTTCCCTCTCTGGTTATCTCCACAAGCCATGAGGCAGATGGCGCTGTGATCTGTCCAGTCTGCAAAGACCCGATGCCTCTCAGAACTAGAGCAAAACAGCTACCATGCATGCATCTATATCATTCGTCATGCATCTTGCCGTGGCTTAGTTCCAGGAATACATGCCCAGTTTGCCGATATGAACTTCCTACAGATGATCCAGAATCCGAGAGGTCCGAGCGAGCTGCAACAAATGAAAGAGATGTCCTTGGGGTGGAGGAACACACCCATCTGCAGGAAATTGGTGAAGAAGGTTCTGATGAACCTGAGGCTGAAGAAACTCAGGACATGTTTAATGATGCAGTGGAAGTGACTAATACAAGTGAACATGGTGTTCATGTTGCTGAGCAGTCAAACAGAGCATGTGCCCACCGTCGATGGCTGTTTATTGCAGTTGCCCCAGCAGTAAGCTTTGTCGGTTTAGCTCTGGTTTTGTGCTTTGCAAATCCTACTAGTAGTGGTAGAAGGCGACTGTGTCGTGGATCCCAGAGTGCCTCTGCAGCACTTGTAGACACAAAAAGAAGTTGGTGGTCCATGTTCTAG
- the LOC125508730 gene encoding uncharacterized mitochondrial protein AtMg00810-like, whose amino-acid sequence MAEEIAALERTGTWDLFSLPPEVRPITCKWVYKVKTRSDGSLERHKARLVARGFQQEHGRDYDETFAPVAHMTTVRTLLAVASARHWSISQLDVKNAFLNGELREEVYMQPPPGYSVPDGMVCRLRRSLYGLKQAPRAWFERFASVITAAGFLASAHDPALFIHLSPHGRTLLLLYVDDMIITGDDPEYIAFVKARLSEQFLMSDLGPLRYFLGIEVSSTSDGFFISQEKYIQDLLARAALTDERVVETPMELNVHLRATDGDPLPDPTRYRHLVGSLVYLAVTRPDISYPVHILSQLVSAPTSVHYSHLLRVLRYLRGTISHRLFFPRSSSLQLQAYSDATWASDPSDRRSLSAYCVFLGGSLIAWKTKKQLAVSRSSAEAELRAMALLTTEVTWLRWLLQDFGVSVTTPTLLLSDSTGSGYCSSVCAFRVTVGGFPDKGSD is encoded by the exons ATGGCAGAGGAGATTGCTGCTCTTGAACGCACTGGTACTTGGGATCTTTTTTCTCTTCCTCCCGAAGTCCGTCCgatcacttgtaagtgggtctacaaggttaagactcgctccgatggttctcttgagcgtcacaaagctcgtcttgtggctcgtggttttcagcaggagcatggtcgtgattatgacgagacttttgctcctgtggctcatATGACCACTGTTCGTACCCTTCTTGCCGTTGCCTCTGCACGCCACTGGTCTATATCTCAGCTTGATGTTAAGAAtgcctttcttaatggtgagctgcgtgaggaggtgtacatgcagccaccacctgggtattctgttcctgatggcatggtatgtcgtcttcgtcgctctctttatggccttaagcaagccccccgCGCCTGGTTTGAGCGCTTTGCCTCTGTGATCACTGCTGCTGGTTTTTTAGCAAGTGCTCATGATCCCGCATTGTTTATTCACCTTTCTCCTCATGGTcggactcttcttcttctttatgttgatgacatgatcatcacgggggatgaccccgagtatattgcctttgtaaaggcccgtcttagtgagcagtttcttatgtctgatcttggacctcttcgctattttcttgggattgaagtctcttctacctctgatggcttttttatatcccaggaaaagtatatccaggatcttcttgctcgtgcTGCTCTTACTGACGAGCGCGTTGTTgagactcctatggagctcaatGTTCACCTCCGTGCTACTGATGGTGATCCTCTCCCTGATCCGACGCGTTATCGTCATCTTGTTGGCAGTCTTGTCTATCTCGCTGTCACTCGTCCGGACATCTCTTATCCGGTTCATATTCTGAGTCAGCTTGTCTCTGCCCCCACCTCGGTTCACTATAGTCATCTCCTTCGTGTTCTTCGATATCTTCGAGGCACGATCTCTCACCGTCTATTCTTTCCTCGCTCCAGTTCTTTACAGCTCCAGGCCTATTCGGATGCTACGTGGGCTAGTGATCCTTCCGATCGCCGTTCACTTTCTGCTTactgtgtttttcttggtggttctctcattgcctggaagacgaagaaacaacttgcagtttcccgttcgagtgccgaggctgagttgcgagcaatggctcttttgacgacagaggtgacttggttacgGTGGTTACTTCAGGATTTTGGTGTTTCTGTCACTACACCGACTCTGCTTCTATCTGACAGTACAG GATCAGGTTATTGCTCTTCAGTATGTGCCTTCCGAGTTACAGTTGGCGGATTTCCTGACAAAGGCTCAGACTAG
- the LOC125508728 gene encoding cytochrome P450 714C3-like isoform X1: protein MLHTCTSWKPQAWKPAHMSHAFGHEPRKSSQQQTEALASVPAHQARLHSIAHRRALFCLCNVLWLRPEKIRKRLRRQGVKGPKPTLLDGNAKEMKRIRHELKPMKKQDSNNYISTLFPHILVWKEIYGSVFLYSSGGREILHVSQPDMVKDIDHWTPSELGKPNYLKKTRKALLGGGLFTVNGDEWAYQRKTMAPEFFMDKIKGMIQLIEDATAPLLEAWENILDSAGGSTEIVVDDYVRNISADVIARACFGSSFAKGEEIFCMLRKLQKAISQQDAFVGLSALWKHLPTKSNREIRNLVERVRLLILELAKDNGNESGAENEATHNGLLRAIIKGSHGAGHGGTAEDFIVGNCKTIYFAGHESTAVTAIWCLMLLAKHPEWQERARVEALEVCHARSTLDVDALHRLKILTMVIQETLRLYPPASLMMREALTDIKIGDLDVPRGTIVQVTRSMLHLDKEAWGPDADEFRPGRFANGVAGACKPAHMYTPFGLGSRTCIGQNLAMTELKVVLARLLSRFAFSPSPTYRHAPVFRLTIEPGFGMPLVVKKL, encoded by the exons ATGTTGCACACTTGTACCTCATGGAAGCCTCAAGCGTGGAAGCCAGCGCATATGTCACACGCATTCGGGCATGAGCCAAGGAAAAGCTCACAGCAGCAAACCGAAGCTCTAGCAAGCGTGCCAGCTCACCAAGCTCGCCTTCACTCCATCGCTCATCGCCGAG CTTTGTTTTGCTTGTGTAACGTCCTATGGCTAAGACCGGAGAAGATAAGGAAGAGGTTGAGAAGGCAAGGAGTGAAGGGTCCCAAGCCTACTTTGCTTGATGGCAACGCCAAAGAGATGAAGCGTATCCGACATGAGCTCAAGCCTATGAAGAAGCAAGACAGCAACAACTACATCTCCACCCTCTTCCCTCACATCCTTGTCTGGAAGGAAATttatg GCTCTGTGTTCCTTTACTCGTCAGGAGGTCGGGAGATATTGCATGTTTCTCAGCCAGACATGGTAAAGGACATAGACCACTGGACACCATCAGAGCTCGGGAAGCCTAATTATCTGAAGAAAACTCGAAAAGCCCTTCTAGGGGGAGGGTTATTTACGGTGAATGGTGACGAATGGGCCTATCAGAGGAAGACCATGGCGCCAGAGTTCTTCATGGACAAGATCAAG GGTATGATACAGCTGATTGAAGATGCAACTGCTCCGCTGCTAGAAGCATGGGAGAACATTCTCGACAGCGCAGGAGGTAGCACAGAGATAGTTGTCGATGATTATGTGCGGAACATCTCAGCAGATGTAATCGCCAGGGCTTGCTTCGGGAGTAGCTTCGCAAAAGGAGAAGAGATATTCTGCATGCTCAGGAAGCTTCAAAAGGCGATTTCTCAACAGGATGCATTTGTTGGACTCTCTGCACTGTG GAAGCATCTGCCTACCAAGAGCAACCGAGAGATAAGGAATCTGGTTGAGAGAGTCAGGCTACTGATCTTGGAACTGGCAAAGGACAACGGGAACGAGAGTGGAGCTGAGAATGAGGCAACTCATAACGGTCTTCTGCGTGCGATCATCAAAGGCTCCCATGGTGCTGGCCATGGCGGCACTGCCGAGGACTTCATCGTTGGCAACTGCAAGACCATATACTTTGCAGGGCACGAGAGCACGGCGGTCACCGCCATTTGGTGCCTGATGTTACTGGCCAAACACCCGGAGTGGCAGGAGCGCGCCCGTGTCGAGGCGCTGGAGGTTTGCCATGCGAGGAGCACGTTGGACGTCGACGCCCTCCACCGACTGAAAATT CTGACGATGGTGATCCAAGAAACTCTCCGTCTGTACCCACCGGCGTCGCTGATGATGCGTGAAGCCCTGACGGACATAAAGATCGGCGACCTGGATGTGCCCCGCGGAACGATCGTCCAGGTGACCAGATCGATGCTGCACCTGGACAAGGAAGCCTGGGGCCCCGACGCCGACGAGTTCCGCCCGGGCCGGTTTGCCAACGGTGTGGCTGGGGCGTGCAAGCCGGCGCACATGTACACGCCATTTGGGCTCGGCTCCAGGACCTGCATCGGGCAGAACCTGGCGATGACGGAGCTGAAGGTGGTGCTGGCGCGCCTGCTGAGCAGGTTCGCCTTCTCGCCGTCGCCGACGTACCGCCACGCGCCGGTGTTCCGGCTGACCATCGAGCCAGGGTTCGGCATGCCATTGGTGGTGAAGAAGCTGTGA
- the LOC125508728 gene encoding cytochrome P450 714C3-like isoform X3 → MLRDSNKYEALFCLCNVLWLRPEKIRKRLRRQGVKGPKPTLLDGNAKEMKRIRHELKPMKKQDSNNYISTLFPHILVWKEIYGSVFLYSSGGREILHVSQPDMVKDIDHWTPSELGKPNYLKKTRKALLGGGLFTVNGDEWAYQRKTMAPEFFMDKIKGMIQLIEDATAPLLEAWENILDSAGGSTEIVVDDYVRNISADVIARACFGSSFAKGEEIFCMLRKLQKAISQQDAFVGLSALWKHLPTKSNREIRNLVERVRLLILELAKDNGNESGAENEATHNGLLRAIIKGSHGAGHGGTAEDFIVGNCKTIYFAGHESTAVTAIWCLMLLAKHPEWQERARVEALEVCHARSTLDVDALHRLKILTMVIQETLRLYPPASLMMREALTDIKIGDLDVPRGTIVQVTRSMLHLDKEAWGPDADEFRPGRFANGVAGACKPAHMYTPFGLGSRTCIGQNLAMTELKVVLARLLSRFAFSPSPTYRHAPVFRLTIEPGFGMPLVVKKL, encoded by the exons ATGCTCAGAGACTCGAACAAGTACGAAG CTTTGTTTTGCTTGTGTAACGTCCTATGGCTAAGACCGGAGAAGATAAGGAAGAGGTTGAGAAGGCAAGGAGTGAAGGGTCCCAAGCCTACTTTGCTTGATGGCAACGCCAAAGAGATGAAGCGTATCCGACATGAGCTCAAGCCTATGAAGAAGCAAGACAGCAACAACTACATCTCCACCCTCTTCCCTCACATCCTTGTCTGGAAGGAAATttatg GCTCTGTGTTCCTTTACTCGTCAGGAGGTCGGGAGATATTGCATGTTTCTCAGCCAGACATGGTAAAGGACATAGACCACTGGACACCATCAGAGCTCGGGAAGCCTAATTATCTGAAGAAAACTCGAAAAGCCCTTCTAGGGGGAGGGTTATTTACGGTGAATGGTGACGAATGGGCCTATCAGAGGAAGACCATGGCGCCAGAGTTCTTCATGGACAAGATCAAG GGTATGATACAGCTGATTGAAGATGCAACTGCTCCGCTGCTAGAAGCATGGGAGAACATTCTCGACAGCGCAGGAGGTAGCACAGAGATAGTTGTCGATGATTATGTGCGGAACATCTCAGCAGATGTAATCGCCAGGGCTTGCTTCGGGAGTAGCTTCGCAAAAGGAGAAGAGATATTCTGCATGCTCAGGAAGCTTCAAAAGGCGATTTCTCAACAGGATGCATTTGTTGGACTCTCTGCACTGTG GAAGCATCTGCCTACCAAGAGCAACCGAGAGATAAGGAATCTGGTTGAGAGAGTCAGGCTACTGATCTTGGAACTGGCAAAGGACAACGGGAACGAGAGTGGAGCTGAGAATGAGGCAACTCATAACGGTCTTCTGCGTGCGATCATCAAAGGCTCCCATGGTGCTGGCCATGGCGGCACTGCCGAGGACTTCATCGTTGGCAACTGCAAGACCATATACTTTGCAGGGCACGAGAGCACGGCGGTCACCGCCATTTGGTGCCTGATGTTACTGGCCAAACACCCGGAGTGGCAGGAGCGCGCCCGTGTCGAGGCGCTGGAGGTTTGCCATGCGAGGAGCACGTTGGACGTCGACGCCCTCCACCGACTGAAAATT CTGACGATGGTGATCCAAGAAACTCTCCGTCTGTACCCACCGGCGTCGCTGATGATGCGTGAAGCCCTGACGGACATAAAGATCGGCGACCTGGATGTGCCCCGCGGAACGATCGTCCAGGTGACCAGATCGATGCTGCACCTGGACAAGGAAGCCTGGGGCCCCGACGCCGACGAGTTCCGCCCGGGCCGGTTTGCCAACGGTGTGGCTGGGGCGTGCAAGCCGGCGCACATGTACACGCCATTTGGGCTCGGCTCCAGGACCTGCATCGGGCAGAACCTGGCGATGACGGAGCTGAAGGTGGTGCTGGCGCGCCTGCTGAGCAGGTTCGCCTTCTCGCCGTCGCCGACGTACCGCCACGCGCCGGTGTTCCGGCTGACCATCGAGCCAGGGTTCGGCATGCCATTGGTGGTGAAGAAGCTGTGA